A genomic region of Psychrobacter sp. M13 contains the following coding sequences:
- a CDS encoding RtcB family protein: MQPSNHNVIQEGGTPIRLWTQGVPVEDQAREQLINTSKMPFIYKWMAVMPDVHLGMGATIGSVIPTKEAIIPAAVGVDIGCGMMAVQTTLNANDLPDNLLGLRTELEKAIPHGRTPRGRRDKGSWTNPDDTVMNGWGTLADDFNYLCQKHPRLKNTNNLKHLGTLGTGNHFVEVCLDETNQVWIMLHSGSRGVGNAIGRYFIELAREDMRKWFINLPDKDLAYFAEGTEHFDDYWFAVGWAQRFAFKNREIMMENAIKALRQIITKPFDAKVKAVNCHHNYVEKEEHYGESVFVTRKGAVRARIGEYGIIPGSMGAKSFIVRGKGNEESFCSCSHGAGRVMSRTQAKKQFTVADQIAQTEGVECRKDASVIDEIPAAYKNIDDVMHAQRDLVEIVHTLRQVVCVKG, translated from the coding sequence ATGCAACCCTCTAACCATAATGTAATCCAAGAAGGTGGTACGCCGATTCGTCTATGGACGCAAGGTGTCCCTGTCGAAGACCAAGCTCGCGAGCAGCTGATTAATACCTCAAAAATGCCGTTTATCTATAAATGGATGGCAGTGATGCCCGATGTACATTTGGGTATGGGTGCGACTATCGGTAGCGTGATTCCGACCAAAGAAGCGATTATCCCAGCAGCGGTCGGTGTCGATATCGGTTGTGGCATGATGGCAGTGCAAACCACGCTGAATGCCAATGATTTGCCTGATAACTTGCTGGGTCTACGTACCGAGCTTGAAAAAGCCATTCCGCACGGACGTACGCCACGTGGACGTCGCGATAAAGGTTCATGGACAAATCCTGATGATACGGTAATGAATGGCTGGGGAACGCTAGCGGATGACTTTAACTATCTATGCCAAAAGCATCCGCGTCTAAAAAATACCAATAACCTAAAGCATTTGGGAACGCTAGGTACTGGTAACCACTTTGTCGAAGTATGCTTGGATGAGACCAATCAAGTATGGATTATGCTGCATTCAGGCTCACGCGGTGTCGGTAACGCCATCGGTCGCTATTTTATTGAGCTAGCCCGTGAGGATATGCGTAAGTGGTTTATCAACTTGCCTGATAAAGATTTGGCTTATTTTGCAGAAGGTACGGAACACTTTGATGACTATTGGTTTGCCGTGGGTTGGGCGCAGCGTTTTGCCTTTAAAAACCGTGAAATCATGATGGAAAACGCGATTAAAGCGCTCCGCCAAATCATCACTAAGCCTTTTGATGCCAAGGTTAAAGCAGTGAACTGTCACCATAACTATGTGGAAAAAGAAGAGCATTACGGCGAATCCGTGTTTGTCACTCGTAAAGGCGCAGTGCGTGCCCGCATTGGTGAATACGGTATCATCCCAGGCTCAATGGGCGCAAAATCCTTTATCGTACGTGGTAAAGGCAACGAAGAATCGTTCTGCTCCTGCTCACATGGCGCAGGTCGGGTGATGTCAAGGACGCAAGCGAAAAAGCAATTTACCGTAGCGGATCAAATTGCCCAAACCGAAGGCGTAGAATGCCGTAAAGATGCCTCAGTCATTGATGAAATTCCGGCAGCATATAAGAACATCGATGACGTAATGCACGCTCAACGTGACTTGGTGGAAATAGTACATACCTTGCGGCAGGTGGTTTGTGTTAAAGGTTAA
- the rtcR gene encoding RNA repair transcriptional activator RtcR, whose translation MTNKTAVIGFLGTTLDNGFNDKRWQRWRPTVSLGLHDELLVDELHILYSRRDKRLFKIVVDDVARVSPQTQVIGHHVALSSPWDFADVYAELYDFVASFNFNAQTDYLLHLTTGTHVAQICWFLLVEAGFIPANFIQTSPCPRPDQADPQGRYQVIDLDVSRYDSLRARFEAEKAQHWQTLQANLVTQNAAYKQLISDIEKVATRSTAPILLMGATGAGKSQLASQIYAIKKAKADSATQAKYALDKFVEVNCATLRGDTAMSVLFGHVKGAFTGAAASREGLLKSADGGLLFLDEIGELGLDEQAMLLTALEEQRFYPLGSDTPINVSFQLMAGTNKDLRQAVANGEFRADLFARLNTWTFFLPSLKDRLEDLPANIDYELARLGSEQQQQYRFELSARQSYEDFAISPQATWQGNFRDLTASMIRLTTLADSKVIRAVDVQAEIERLTELWSSSIDIQSKNSLSKNKPETGLDSELLEQGSHELLSQYLDEEMLESIDPFDAIQLAYVINVCIDHKNQAAAGRYLYANSRNKLKNPNDSDRLRKYLMKFGLKFDELSF comes from the coding sequence ATGACTAATAAAACCGCCGTTATAGGCTTTCTCGGCACCACCTTAGATAACGGATTTAATGATAAGCGTTGGCAGCGCTGGCGTCCGACAGTTAGCTTAGGCTTGCATGATGAACTACTCGTTGATGAGTTGCACATTCTCTATAGCAGGCGTGATAAGCGACTGTTTAAGATAGTGGTTGATGACGTAGCGAGAGTTAGTCCGCAAACGCAAGTAATTGGTCATCATGTGGCGCTATCAAGCCCGTGGGATTTCGCTGATGTCTATGCCGAACTTTATGACTTTGTCGCAAGCTTTAACTTCAATGCGCAGACCGATTATCTACTGCATCTCACCACGGGCACTCACGTAGCGCAGATTTGCTGGTTTTTATTAGTTGAAGCGGGATTTATTCCTGCGAACTTTATTCAAACCTCGCCTTGTCCTAGGCCTGACCAAGCGGACCCGCAAGGCCGTTATCAAGTTATCGATTTAGACGTTTCGCGTTATGACAGCTTACGGGCGCGTTTTGAGGCGGAAAAGGCACAGCATTGGCAAACATTGCAAGCCAATCTAGTTACCCAAAATGCTGCTTATAAGCAATTGATATCTGATATTGAAAAGGTCGCCACTCGTTCAACAGCGCCAATACTATTAATGGGTGCGACAGGGGCAGGTAAGTCGCAGCTGGCCAGCCAAATCTATGCCATTAAAAAGGCGAAAGCCGATAGCGCTACCCAAGCTAAATATGCGCTCGATAAATTCGTTGAGGTTAATTGCGCAACGCTACGTGGTGATACCGCAATGAGTGTATTATTCGGTCATGTGAAGGGTGCGTTTACAGGCGCTGCTGCTAGTCGGGAAGGGCTGCTAAAATCTGCCGATGGTGGTCTGTTATTCTTAGATGAAATAGGCGAGCTGGGTCTTGATGAGCAAGCCATGCTATTGACCGCACTAGAGGAACAGCGCTTTTATCCATTAGGTAGTGATACGCCGATTAACGTCTCGTTTCAGTTAATGGCAGGCACCAATAAGGACTTGCGCCAAGCAGTCGCCAATGGCGAGTTTCGTGCGGATTTGTTTGCGCGGTTGAATACGTGGACGTTCTTTTTGCCATCGCTTAAGGATCGGTTAGAGGATTTGCCCGCTAATATCGATTATGAGTTGGCACGCCTAGGCAGTGAGCAGCAGCAGCAATATCGTTTTGAACTGAGTGCGCGACAGTCGTATGAGGACTTTGCAATTAGTCCGCAGGCAACATGGCAAGGTAACTTTCGAGATTTGACTGCTAGTATGATTCGCTTAACCACACTTGCCGATAGTAAAGTCATTAGAGCAGTGGATGTGCAGGCAGAGATTGAACGTTTGACTGAGCTATGGTCATCATCGATAGACATACAATCTAAAAATAGCCTAAGTAAAAATAAACCTGAAACAGGGTTAGATAGTGAACTATTAGAGCAGGGTAGCCATGAGCTTTTAAGCCAATATCTTGACGAAGAAATGCTTGAGTCTATCGATCCTTTTGACGCTATACAATTGGCTTATGTTATTAATGTTTGTATTGATCATAAAAATCAAGCAGCAGCAGGGCGCTACCTCTATGCCAACTCCCGCAATAAACTCAAAAACCCTAATGACAGCGATCGTTTACGTAAGTATCTGATGAAGTTTGGATTAAAGTTTGATGAGTTATCGTTTTAA
- a CDS encoding IclR family transcriptional regulator: protein MSTTAVPALDKTFQILDLITDSGQPLTAAHIARQLDLPRSSTHNILQSLLAKHVIYKDADSRFHLGSYLLYWAGKYEQQQGVIQLFKDLIIQYPVLLQHTVTLSKLDLGEVVFLACHEAPASLGFTFRAGVRVPAVFSATGKAMLSTLSMQTIESIYESKFPSPITQNGVDSFVKLSAELSTINGSRISLDDGQLRDGMYCLGTYIRNASGNATIGMAVSFLQAEYESKRAEVSAALIELAEQIEQRLGFHAAHSA from the coding sequence ATGAGCACTACCGCCGTTCCCGCTTTGGACAAGACTTTTCAAATATTAGATTTGATTACTGATAGTGGTCAGCCGCTAACAGCTGCGCATATCGCTCGGCAATTAGACTTGCCTCGTAGCTCTACTCATAATATTTTACAAAGTTTGCTCGCCAAACATGTGATCTACAAAGACGCTGATAGTCGCTTTCATTTGGGCTCCTATCTATTATATTGGGCCGGTAAATATGAGCAGCAGCAAGGTGTTATACAGTTATTCAAAGACTTAATTATCCAGTATCCTGTATTACTACAGCATACGGTGACTTTATCCAAGCTTGACTTGGGTGAGGTGGTGTTTTTGGCCTGTCATGAAGCTCCTGCCTCTTTAGGATTTACTTTCCGTGCTGGCGTACGAGTGCCTGCGGTGTTTTCGGCTACGGGTAAAGCTATGCTCTCTACCCTATCTATGCAGACTATTGAGTCTATATATGAAAGCAAGTTTCCTTCGCCCATCACCCAAAATGGTGTAGATAGCTTTGTCAAATTATCTGCTGAGCTTAGCACTATTAACGGTAGTCGTATCTCGCTCGACGATGGACAGCTACGCGATGGCATGTATTGCTTAGGCACTTATATCCGCAATGCTTCAGGCAATGCTACTATAGGGATGGCAGTCAGCTTTTTGCAAGCAGAGTACGAGTCCAAACGAGCTGAGGTCAGTGCCGCTCTCATTGAGCTGGCTGAACAGATAGAGCAGCGTCTGGGCTTTCATGCCGCGCACTCAGCATAA
- a CDS encoding IclR family transcriptional regulator has translation MIKNTLLLENINNQLIHSKEAEDRRFITALGRGLLLLSAFEHQPQISHQQLCQMTGLPKATVTRLIYTLTTLGFLRTTAQGQYQLGSSAVRLSASAWSQHDLVAFAEPLLRQFALDNEVSVNLATEIEGEMRYLACYRSPARLSVNLQVGSAVPIADTAIGRAFYAVSSLTRQSVIDANLRNRLSEANALQARATLVKSAQYHQTHGYTLSDGEYSADILAVAVGVFDVTTGQYGYSLNASVPRANWDAKEYAAMIVPKLQTLAEQIGNGI, from the coding sequence ATGATAAAAAACACGCTTTTATTAGAGAACATTAATAACCAGCTCATACACAGTAAAGAAGCTGAAGATCGGCGATTTATCACCGCGCTTGGCCGTGGTTTACTGTTGCTCTCTGCATTTGAGCATCAACCGCAAATAAGCCATCAACAGTTGTGTCAGATGACTGGGCTACCCAAAGCCACCGTTACGCGACTGATTTATACGTTGACTACCCTTGGATTCTTGCGTACCACTGCGCAGGGTCAATATCAGCTAGGCAGCAGTGCGGTTCGTTTAAGCGCTAGCGCTTGGAGTCAGCATGATTTGGTGGCATTTGCAGAGCCTCTATTGCGTCAGTTTGCGTTAGACAATGAAGTGTCAGTGAATTTAGCCACCGAGATTGAAGGAGAGATGCGTTATTTAGCCTGCTATCGTAGCCCTGCACGGCTATCGGTAAATCTGCAAGTGGGCTCCGCTGTCCCTATTGCTGATACCGCTATTGGTCGGGCATTTTATGCCGTAAGCTCATTGACTAGACAGAGTGTTATTGATGCTAATTTGCGAAATCGACTCAGTGAAGCGAATGCTCTTCAGGCAAGAGCGACTCTAGTAAAATCAGCGCAGTATCACCAAACTCACGGCTATACACTATCTGATGGCGAGTATTCAGCAGATATCTTAGCAGTAGCCGTTGGGGTATTTGATGTGACGACAGGACAGTATGGCTACTCGTTGAACGCTAGTGTGCCAAGAGCGAACTGGGATGCAAAGGAATATGCAGCAATGATAGTGCCTAAGTTGCAGACATTGGCTGAACAGATTGGGAATGGGATTTAA
- a CDS encoding ubiquinone/menaquinone biosynthesis methyltransferase: protein MNNSADFTPKDDDVFGRIANRYDILCDLFSFGIHRFWKRRVAYIIGNAPWQNLLDVASGTGDIVYRILQQRQFSSATDNLHHIIVSDISVQMLDKAKEKMTNYSANTSFMPLDAENMIQIESASQDVVSISLGLKICDRHKALQEAYRVLKAEGRLVVLEASNIPINWIHKLYLGYMSVVMPLIGWLATGGDSSAYQYLLKGVKDFPSAEVLAQEMKDIGFGEVNFERLSFGIVAIHMARKL from the coding sequence ATGAATAATTCTGCTGATTTCACGCCAAAAGATGATGATGTATTCGGTCGTATTGCCAATCGCTACGATATCCTTTGTGATTTATTTAGTTTTGGTATTCATAGGTTTTGGAAGCGTAGGGTTGCCTATATCATTGGCAACGCGCCTTGGCAAAACCTATTAGATGTGGCTTCAGGTACAGGTGATATCGTCTATCGAATTTTGCAACAGCGGCAATTTAGTAGTGCTACGGATAACTTGCATCATATTATCGTCTCAGATATAAGTGTGCAAATGCTGGATAAGGCTAAAGAGAAAATGACTAACTACAGTGCGAACACTTCATTTATGCCTTTAGACGCTGAAAATATGATACAGATTGAGAGCGCCAGCCAAGATGTGGTATCTATCTCTTTAGGATTGAAAATATGTGATAGACATAAGGCATTGCAAGAAGCTTATCGAGTATTAAAAGCAGAGGGTAGGCTAGTCGTTTTAGAAGCTTCTAACATTCCTATTAACTGGATTCATAAATTATATTTAGGATATATGTCAGTGGTAATGCCACTGATTGGTTGGCTGGCAACGGGTGGTGACAGCTCAGCTTATCAGTACTTGCTTAAGGGCGTAAAAGACTTCCCTAGTGCCGAAGTCTTAGCGCAAGAGATGAAAGATATTGGCTTTGGTGAGGTCAATTTTGAGCGCTTAAGCTTTGGCATTGTCGCTATTCATATGGCACGTAAACTATAG
- a CDS encoding CaiB/BaiF CoA-transferase family protein yields the protein MTTNTVNANSDNSASNNNIDNGALHGIKVLDLSRVLAGPSCTQVLADLGAEVIKVERPHIGDETRHWAPPAFSDETSAYYATINRNKKSLTVDITTPAGQNIIKQLIADSDILVENFKVGGLKKYGLDYASLKQDHPRLIYASLTGFGQTGPDAKLPGYDYIIQGLSGLMSITGPSAGEPHKVGVAVVDLFAGLQLTIGIQAALIARQHSGRGQHVDVALLDSALAMLANVGMNHLASGEVPPRLGNQHPNIVPYQVFAGEGDQHFILACGNDSQFAKLCAILEVSWQRDERFATNPARVKHRKLLCEWLSKKFAQQPRAYWLRTLSQAGVPAGAIHNVAEALAMPQAQAREMVVDFAAQGSPVRALGNPIKLSASPVSYRTPPPRLSEHTDSTLASLGYDSEMIAKLIADGIV from the coding sequence ATGACCACAAATACGGTTAATGCCAATAGTGATAATAGTGCCAGTAATAACAACATTGATAATGGTGCTTTGCACGGTATCAAAGTTTTAGATTTATCTAGAGTATTAGCAGGGCCATCGTGCACTCAAGTATTGGCGGATTTAGGCGCAGAAGTCATAAAAGTCGAGCGTCCACATATTGGTGATGAGACGCGACATTGGGCACCGCCTGCTTTTAGTGATGAGACTTCAGCGTATTATGCGACGATTAATCGCAATAAAAAATCACTCACTGTGGATATCACTACGCCAGCTGGGCAAAATATTATTAAACAGCTGATAGCCGATAGCGATATTTTGGTAGAGAACTTTAAGGTTGGAGGTCTAAAGAAATATGGTTTGGATTACGCCAGTCTTAAGCAAGACCATCCACGCTTGATATATGCATCTTTGACTGGTTTTGGGCAAACTGGCCCTGATGCTAAGCTGCCCGGTTATGATTATATTATCCAAGGGCTATCAGGATTGATGAGTATTACTGGACCGAGCGCTGGTGAACCGCACAAAGTTGGGGTCGCCGTCGTTGACTTATTTGCAGGTTTGCAGCTGACGATAGGTATTCAAGCTGCCTTGATAGCACGGCAACATAGCGGGCGTGGACAGCATGTCGATGTGGCACTGCTCGATAGTGCGCTGGCGATGCTAGCTAATGTCGGTATGAATCATTTAGCATCTGGTGAAGTACCGCCCAGACTTGGCAATCAGCATCCTAATATTGTCCCTTATCAAGTGTTCGCAGGCGAGGGCGATCAGCACTTTATCCTAGCTTGTGGCAACGACAGCCAGTTCGCTAAGCTATGCGCAATATTAGAGGTTAGTTGGCAGCGGGATGAGCGTTTTGCTACTAATCCAGCACGAGTAAAGCATCGCAAACTACTGTGTGAATGGTTAAGTAAAAAGTTTGCTCAGCAGCCTCGGGCGTATTGGTTACGGACATTATCACAAGCAGGTGTCCCTGCGGGTGCTATTCATAATGTCGCTGAAGCCTTGGCTATGCCACAAGCGCAGGCGCGTGAGATGGTTGTAGATTTTGCTGCACAAGGTAGTCCAGTGCGAGCATTAGGAAATCCGATTAAGCTATCAGCATCGCCCGTCAGTTATCGTACGCCGCCACCACGATTGAGTGAGCATACCGATAGTACGCTGGCATCACTTGGCTATGACAGCGAGATGATTGCTAAGCTTATAGCGGATGGTATTGTTTAG
- a CDS encoding acyl-CoA dehydrogenase gives MTEPTSLRTTTSPSFDWEDPFLLRDQLTDEERMVTDTAHQFFQKELMPNIVEANRNEVFDRNIMRQMGEMGLLGVTIEGYDCAGMSSVAYGLLAKEVEAVDSGYRSAMSVQSSLVMHPIYEYGTEEQREKFLPKLASGEYVGCFGLTEPDSGSDPASMSTRARKVTGGYEMTGTKMWITNSPIADVFVVWAKDDEGIIRGFILEKGMKGLSAPKISGKFSLRASVTGEIVMDKVFVPEANAFPDIRGLKGPFGCLNKARYGIAWGSMGAAEFCWKAARQYTLDRKQFGRPLAATQLIQLKLANMQTEITLGLQAALRVGRLMDEHNAAPEMISLIKRNNCGKALDIARVARDMHGGNGISDEFHIIRHVMNLEAVNTYEGTHDIHALILGRAQTGIQAFY, from the coding sequence ATGACAGAACCTACTAGCCTACGTACTACTACCAGCCCAAGTTTCGATTGGGAAGATCCGTTTTTATTACGCGATCAGTTAACGGATGAAGAGCGTATGGTCACCGATACCGCGCACCAGTTTTTTCAAAAAGAGCTGATGCCTAATATCGTTGAGGCCAATCGCAATGAGGTTTTCGATCGTAATATCATGCGTCAAATGGGTGAGATGGGTCTGCTTGGTGTGACTATTGAGGGCTATGATTGCGCGGGTATGTCCAGTGTTGCTTATGGTTTACTGGCTAAAGAAGTGGAAGCGGTTGACTCAGGCTACCGCTCAGCGATGAGTGTGCAGTCAAGCTTGGTTATGCATCCTATCTATGAGTACGGCACTGAGGAGCAACGAGAAAAATTCTTGCCAAAATTAGCGTCTGGCGAATACGTAGGCTGCTTTGGCTTGACTGAGCCGGACTCAGGCTCAGATCCTGCCTCTATGTCAACGCGTGCACGCAAAGTCACTGGCGGTTATGAGATGACTGGCACAAAGATGTGGATTACCAACAGTCCTATCGCTGATGTATTCGTCGTTTGGGCTAAGGATGATGAGGGTATTATCCGTGGCTTTATATTAGAAAAAGGCATGAAAGGCTTATCAGCACCCAAAATTAGCGGTAAGTTTTCACTACGTGCCTCGGTGACTGGCGAGATTGTCATGGACAAAGTGTTCGTCCCTGAAGCTAATGCCTTTCCAGATATTCGTGGACTCAAAGGCCCTTTTGGTTGTTTAAACAAAGCTCGCTACGGCATTGCATGGGGCTCAATGGGGGCTGCAGAATTCTGCTGGAAAGCAGCACGTCAATATACCTTAGATCGTAAGCAATTTGGTCGTCCGCTAGCAGCGACTCAGCTAATACAGCTCAAGCTTGCCAATATGCAAACGGAGATTACTCTTGGTTTGCAAGCGGCGCTACGGGTCGGCCGCCTGATGGATGAGCATAATGCAGCGCCTGAGATGATATCGCTGATTAAGCGTAATAACTGCGGCAAAGCGCTCGATATCGCCCGTGTCGCCCGTGACATGCATGGTGGTAATGGTATCTCTGATGAGTTTCATATCATCCGTCACGTCATGAACTTAGAAGCGGTCAACACTTATGAGGGCACTCATGATATTCATGCGCTTATCTTAGGTCGTGCTCAGACGGGTATCCAAGCGTTTTATTAA